The genomic interval TGGCTGGCTACACGGAGGATGATGAGTATGCCACACCGATTTTTCCGGCGGTCTATGGTGCCCGCTACCATGAAAAGTTTATTGCCGATGTCCTGCGTCCCCTTCAGCAGGGTGAAGACATCCCCTGGGATCGCTTTCACAATATTGTGCCGGCAAGGACTTCGGAATATCACAATGCCAGCCTGATTGGTACCGCCCTGCCCGTCTATGAAGCGGGGCAATGTGTTACCTGCGGCATGTGTGTCACCAGTTGTCCGGATTATGCCCTGCGGGTTACGGTTATTTATGATGATGATTATAATGCATTGCCCGCCGCCAGCCAGCGGCTGTTCAAGTCGGTTAACCTGAATCGTTTCACCGGTTATGGGGATGCCTCCTTCAAAGATAGTTATCTTAATATCAATGTGGTGCCATCCTATTGCAAAGGCTGTGGCGCTTGTGTCGCCGTTTGTAAAGCCGGTGCTTTAAAGATGATTGATAAGGCACTTATAACGCCTGATGCACAGAAACAGTTTCTCGATGAAGGGATTTATGACCTAGATCAGAGTGCGAAGGTTCTTCCCTATGTCAAAGAGAGCAAGCCTCTCCAGCAGCTCATGCTTGGTTATTCCGGTCAGAAATTCCTTCCCGGAGGCCACAGCTTATGTCCGGGATGCGGTGAAGGGGTGATTGAAAATCTGGTTTTTACGGCGGCGGAGATGGTCCGCAAAAAACCAAAAATTATTGAAGAGACCTATCAGTCAATTCCTGAACTGATGAAGAAGCACCATGGCAAGGGGCTGCAGCATATGGTTGACCACGGTTTTCATCTCTATACCATCAATGCCACCGGCTGTGCTCAAGTGTCCTGCTTGGGCAATCCCTACAATGCGAGAATTTACCAGTCGGGCCATTATGGTTTTGGTACCGCCAGTGCGGCGGCCCTGGGTTCCCGGATATCACTGTTCAGCGCTTTTAGGAATTTCTACCTTGAGAAGCTGACCAAAGTTCTTGTCTTCGGCGGTGATGGAGCGTTTTACGATATTGGTAATCAGGGTCTTAATTTTGCGTTGGGGGAAAACCAGGATGTTACCTGGATTATCTACAATAATGAAGCCTATATGAATACCGGTTTCCAGAAATCCGGTGCCAGCCGCTATGGTTCCAACCGTACGACCTCTCCCTATGGGTTGGAGCTGCAGGGAAAAGAGGATTTTCATCGTGAGATTGCCATGCAGGCAACGGTTATTCCCGGAGTGTATGTGGCTCGCCTCTCCCTTGCCAACCCCGCCTATGCCCTGAAAATTCTCAAGGAGGCCATAGCCTACAAGGGTCCTTCGTTGATCGAATTTTTCTCCCCCTGTCCCACCGGCCAGGGACTGGCACAGGATGATATGTCAATGGCTGTCTCCCGCATGATGATGGAATCGCGTGCGTGGACGGTCTTTGTCAGGAAGCCATACGCCAAAATTGATATCTCAGGCAACCCTGATGCCGAGGAACTCTTCCCGCGACCGAAGAAGATCAAGGGTCAGGAAGTTCCGCCGGCGACCTTCAGGGATATTGTCGAGCTGATGGGGCAGTTTGTCGGGGATAAGAAAACTATCGACACCATTGTTAAGGTCAATGAACGGCAGAATTTGTTCATGTGGAGTGTTCTGCAGTTTCGTGCCGGGTTGCGGGAGAAAGTGCTTGACGCTGATGAGGTGGCAACATTGATCGCCAACCGTTAGGATTTTTTGCGTGCAGCAAAAAAACAGCCTCACATGAGGCTGTTTTTTTAAGCATATACTTGACAATCTCATGTGGGTATGGCAGAAGGCAGATTCGGCTTACAATCTCTTGCTGAGACGGCTGCATGGAAAACAACCTGGCTTCTCCTTCTTCCTATGGCCGGCGCTGGTATCGCCAGCTGGACGGGCCTGGTTCCTTGGCATCCTTTACCGTCGCCATGGGGGAAACCGACCTGCTGGTGCGGGCAGCTGATGCCGGTTTGCAGCGGCTGGTCAGTGAACGGGTCATTGTCTATCGGCGGCAGATTGAAGCCTTTCTGGCTGATTATCCTGAAGTCCGGATGCAGCTGCACCCCTTTGTTCCCTCTACTGAACTGCTCTTGCCGCCGGTAGTGAAAGAGATGCTTGCCGCAGGTCATCAGGCCGGGGTGGGGCCGATGGCTGCGGTTGCCGGGGCAATCGCTGAAAGGGTTGGCCGTGACCTTCTGCCGTATTCACCGACGGTGATGGTGGAAAATGGCGGCGATATCTTTCTGGCTGGTAAAAGCAGTTACACGCTGGGAATTTTTGCCGGTGCTTCGCCCTTTGCCGGCAAGCTGGCGATCCGTTTGAGCCGGCCGCTACCATTTGCTGCCGGGGTTTGCTCCTCCTCGGCAACCATAGGGCATTCTTTGAGTTTCGGTTCTGCTGATCTGGTCACCATCTATGCCGACTCAACGGCGGCAGCCGATGCCTTGGCTACCGCAATGGGCAACCGGGTGCACCATAAAGACGATCTCCAGCCGGTTGTTAATGAAGCCTTGCGTCATGCTGGTGTCCATGGTGTTGTCATTATTAAAGGCGAGGACCTGGCTGCCGGGGGGGCGCTTGAGCTGATACCGGTGGCCGGCAGTCGTCGTTGAAAGGATACGTATGAAACATACCTATGTACTCCACTTTGATCAGAGTAATTATGATAAGCCCATCGTCTACCGCCTTATTAAAGACTATGATCTAGTTTTTAATATCGTGCGCGCCGTGTTGCTGCCCAAACAGGAGAGTTATCTGGTGATGGAAATCAGCGGTAGTGATTTCCAGTTGGAGCAGGGCCTTGCATATCTGCGGGATAAGGGTGTTGATGTCAATCCTGTTAACAAAAATGTTAAAAGAAACGAGGAAAAATGTATTCATTGTGGTGCCTGTACAGCCATTTGCCCCACCGGTGCCCTGGCTGTTGACTGGCCATCCATGGAAGTGCATTTTTTCGCTGAACAATGTAGTGCCTGTGGATTGTGCGTCACTGCCTGTCCCCCACGGGCGATGGAGGTGAGCTTTTGAAATTATCTACCAAAGGAAGGTATTCCGTCCGGGCGCTGATGGCCTTGGCCACCATTGCCAATCATCAGCATAAGCCGGTATCCCTGAAGCAGATAAGCGTCCACGAGGGGATTTCCGTCAGTTATCTTGAACAGCTGTTTGTCCATTTGCGACGTGCCGGACTGGTGCAGAGCGTCAGGGGTCCGGGCGGCGGCTACCTGCTGGCCAGAAGCCTCAATGATATCAGCGTTGCCGAGATTATGAGTGTCGTGCAGGAATCAGTCCAGCCGGTTAACTGTGCTGATTGCACGATGCAGCAACCGGGGTGCAATCTTAAAAAAGACAGCACCGAATGCATGACCAGGCCGGTCTGGGAAAAACTTGAACAGGTAATCGGCGATTTTCTCAGCTCGGTGACCTTGCAGGATATTATTGCCGGCCAGGTATGACCGTCTATTTGGACTATAACGGTACAACGCCGGTTGATCAGGCGGTCCGCGAAAGTATGCTGCCCTACCTGGGGGAGCATTACGGCAATCCCTCCAGCAGTCATTGGGCTGGTAAAGAGGCTCGTGAAGCCGTAGAACACAGCCGCCGGCAGGTGGCAGCGTTGCTTGGCGGCTCCCCCGAGGAGATTGTTTTTACCAGCGGCGGCTCCGAAAGTGATAACCTGGCGTTGCAGGGGATAGTGTTCGCCAACTGGCGGCCCGGCCAGCCGTCACCTCATATCGTCACTTCAATGGTGGAACATCCAGCGGTCGACAACTGTTGTTCCTTCCTGGAGTCCCTGGGTGTTCGCATTACCCGACTTGCGGTTGACCGGCATGGACGGCTTACGCCAGAACAGGTGGCGGCAGCGATGACCGACGAGACGTTGCTGGTTTCGTTGATGTTGGCAAATAATGAAACGGGAGTCGTCTTTCCATTGGCGGAAATTGCCGAGGTTACCAGGGCACGTGGGGTATTGCTGCATACGGATGCGGTGCAGGCAGTGGGAAAAATGCCAGTTGATGTGCAATCTCTGGGGGTGGATCTGCTGTCGATTTCCGGTCATAAATTTTATGCCCCCAAAGGGATTGGTGCCCTATGGATCAGGTCCGGGGTTTCTGTTGCACCCCTCATCCATGGGGGAGGGCAGGAACAGGGCCGGCGAAGTGGTACCGAGGCGGTTGCCGGCATTGTCGGCTTGGGTAAAGCCGCATCCTTGCTGACTGATAGGCAGCCAGAGGAGATGCAGCGGTTGGCGAAGTTGCGCCATTATTGTGAAGCATCTTTGACCAGTGAACTGCAAGGGGTAACGATTCACGGTGCCGTGGCCGAGCGGCTGACCAATACAACCAGTTTTTCAGTCCCTGGAGTTGATGGTGAATCATTGCGGGTCCATCTTGAGCTGCAGGGTATTGCCGTGTCCGCTGGTTCCGCCTGTTCATCAGGCAATGGCAAGGGTTCACGGGTGCTTGGTGCCATGGGCATTCCCTACGCCATTGCCCAGAGTTCTTTGCGGATCAGCCTTGGTCGCTGGACAACCATTGATGAGATTGACACCTTTGTTGAGATATTGAAAAACGTCAGTACATCTTTACAAGCCATCTCCCCCCTGTATTGAGATGTTTACCGCACTGCTTCTTCAGCGGCCGGCCAATGGCTGCGGCAGCAGCATGTATGGATTTTGACCGCCCGCAGTTTATGTTCCACGGACAATAATCGAGACGATAATAATGGTGGCTGAGATTTTCTCCCCTCTGCCAGTGGCAGTTTTTTTGTTTTTGTCGCAGACGGCAGATCATGGCTGATACGGTAGTTGTCGGGTTCAGCGGTGGCGTTGACAGCGTTGCTGCGGCCATTCTGCTCCAAACTGAAGGATATGCTGTGCAGCTGGTTGCCCTTGATATGGGTACAGCAACGGCGGCTCTCTTCCGTCATCGGGTGGAGAGTGCGGCAGCACTTCTCGATCTGCCTCTCAAAATTGTCATGGTTGGTGATGCGTTCCAACGTCATGTGATCGATTACCTGGCGACATCCTACCTCAAGGCTTTAACTCCCAATCCATGCATCAGATGCAACAGCCTGGTGAAATTCAGTTTTCTTGCCCGGGCACAGAAGCAATGTGGCGCCCGCTGGCTGGCCACCGGCCACTATGTAACCAAGAGGTCATGGCGGGGCGGTGAGCTGGTTCCCGGCCAGGGCAGGGACGACGGCAAGGACCAAAGCTATTTTTTGCAGGCGGTTGATCGTGAGCTTTTTACTGACTGCCGGTTCCCTCTGGGCAGTCTGCAGAAAACGGAAGCGGTTGCCCTTGCCGCTGCCGCTGGTTTCCAGATAGATTCCTATCAGGAAAGTCAGGAACTATGTTTTGTCGGCCAGGGGTCCTACGTTGATGTGCTCCGCCGCCATCCTGGGATGACTGACGGCCAGCCTGGATTGATTGTCAATCGCGCCGGTGATGTTGTTGCCCGCCATCAGGGCATTCATCATTTTACCATCGGCCAGCGGCGTGGATTGGGGATTGCCCATCCCAGCCCGCTCTATGTCTGTGCTCTTGTTCCCGAACGCAATGAGGTGGTGGTGGGTGAGCGGGATGACCTCTATGGCAGAACCGCAGTCATTAAAGGGATGAACTGGTTTATCAAACCGGAACGCTGTCCGGCCAGCCTATGGTGTCAGATCCGCTATCGTCATCAGCCGGCTGCAGCGGCGGTTGAGTTTCTTGATAACGGCCATCTCAAGGTGAATTTTGCCGAGCCGCAGTTCGCCATAACGCCAGGGCAGGGAGCGGCTCTCTATGATGATGGTTGCCTTCTGGGTGGCGGCTGGATCTGCTGATGAACGTGAAAATCATTACCCTGGGATGTAAGCTGAACTTCTATGAATCGTGTGCTTTAAGCGAGGCGTGTGCGCATCTGGGGATGCAGGTGGTCAGCAACGGTGCTGCTGATGTCATCATTATCAACAGCTGCGCAGTGACCGGCAAAGCGGGAATGCAAAGCCGCCAGGCAGTGCGCCGGGAGATAAGGAATAACCCGAATGCCCGGGTGATTATGACCGGTTGCTATGCCCAGTATGAGCCTGATATTGCTGCCGCCATTGATGGACTTAGGGCGGTTGTTGGTAATGCCGGCAAAGCTGAAATTCCCCAATGGTTATCCGGGGATGGCCGCATGGGCAGTCAGTTTCCGGTCCGGTTCGGCTTTGCTGGTGAGATGCCGGTGGCGGCGTTGCGGGCTCGCCATTCACTTGGCCGGACACGGGCCTTCATGAAAATCCAGGATGGCTGCAGTGCTTTTTGCAGCTATTGCATTATTCCCTATCTTCGCGGGCGCCCCCGCAGTCTGCCGATGGATGATGTTGTGGCTGAAGCGGTCCAGCTGGAAGATAATGGCTACCGTGAACTGGTGCTCACCGGCATTCATCTTGGTCAATACGGAATTGATGGCGGCACGAAAGACGGTTTGGTCGATTTGCTCAGGTTGCTGTGTATGCATACGACAATGCGTGTTCGTCTGGGTTCTCTTCAGCCGCCGGAGATTTCCCCGGCCCTTCTGGAGCTGTTGTGTGACGAAGACAATAATCTTTGCGAGCATCTTCACCTGTCGTTGCAGTCGGCCAATGATGAGGTGCTTGCGGCAATGGGCCGCCCCTATGGTCAGCGTGATATTGTTTCGCTGGTGGAAATAATCCGGAACCGGAACAGCCGGGTAACCATGGGGGCCGATATTATCGTTGGTTTTCCCACCGAATCAAGAGCTGCTTTTGCCGATACCAGCCAGGTACTTGCTGATCTTCCCCTGGCTTATCTCCATGTTTTTCCATACTCCCCGAGGCCGGGAACGGCAGCGGCTGGTTTGCCCGACAAGATCTCAGCGGCTGAAAAGAAAGACCGGTCAGCCATGCTGCTGGCCATGGCTGCGAACAAGAAGCGTGATCATTACCGCCACTGCCTCAACCAGCCTCTCAAGGTTCTGGCTGAAGAGAAGGCAGTAATGGATAATCGCGGCAGCGGTTTAGTGGGATATTCGAGAAACTATCTTTCCGTTTTCATTGTGGTGCCGGCCACCCAAATTGCCTCCTGCCTTAACCATGAACACCAGGTAATTCCCCGTCATTATGATGACACCATGCTGTTGGCAGATTTAAGCTGACATGGTTATCAGGATATGATATAAAGAGCATTAAATTAGTTAACATAAAGCTGCAATGATGTGATCGGAGGAAACGCATATGATTGGTAAATCTACCCCCATTCGTGATCTGTTGACCAAATATCCTAAAGCTGCTCAGGTGTTTGCCGACAAGGGCATGGGCTGTCTGGGCTGTTCTGCCTCAATGTTTGAAACGGTTGAGGAGGGAGCTTTGGCTCATGGGCTTGATCCAGAGAAGCTGGTTGATGAGATGAACGCCGCCCTTAAGGGGTGAGATGAGCGGTCATCGGGAACGGCTTGATATGCTCCTGGTTTCCAGGGGTTTGGCCGCCAGTCGTGAGCGTGCCCGGTCCCTCATTCTGGCCGGCAAGGTTATCTGCAACAATCAGACGGTTGACAAGGCCGGACATAAAGTGCCTGGCGATGCTCAAATCCGCTTGAAGGGGAATGATATCCCCTATGTCGGTCGCGGTGGGGTTAAACTGGCAGCCGCGCTGGAAACGTTTACCATTGATCCGACCGGTTGCGTAGCGCTTGATGTGGGAGCATCAACCGGCGGCTTTACCCACTGCCTGCTGCTCCATGGCGCCCGGCAGGTGGTTGCCGTTGACGTGGGTTATGGCCAGCTGGCTTGGGAGCTGCAGCAGGATCCACGGGTGGTGGTGAAGGATAGAACCAATATCCGTTCACTTGTCCCGGGTGATTTTCCCCAGTTGTTTACTTTTACGGTTGTCGATGTGTCGTTTATTTCATTGACCAAGGTGCTGCCGGTTGTTGCCAACCTGGTGGCTCCGGGTTCGCCGTTGGTTGCCCTGGTGAAGCCACAATTTGAGGTAGGCCGCTCTGATATTGGTAAAGGTGGTATTGTCAGGGATGAAAAAAAGCAGCTGGAGGCCGTGGAAAACGTTATTGCCGTGGCCAGTGATCGAGGGCTGCGTTGTGATGGGCGGATGGATTCCCCCATTCTTGGCCAGAAGGGAAATCGGGAGTTTTTGATTCTTCTCCGGCGGCAGTAGGCCGCTGTTCAATGACTGCAGAATGTTGCTGGACCGGGGCCATGAAGTATATGGCCCCGGTTTTTTTATTTCAGAGTGGTGAGTGGCTGGCCGTAGCCCACCAGTTCCAGGTAGCCGTAGCCCAGCAGTGGTTCATTGACAGCCGATGTGCCGCTAATTTTGATCGCGCCCTCCCAGTAGTTGGCCAGCGTGGTATCCGTAGCTCTGATTTCCTGGTCAAGCTGTAGAGGGGAGAGCTGCAGCAGCATTTTTTCCGGTCGTACAATGTTCAACTTCCAGAACAGCGGATAGTTGTTGTGTGTGTGCGGGCTTTGCCAGTCGTCCATCGGAGTTGCCGTGAAATCGCTGCTGGTCAGATGTGTAGCCGTCCCATCGGCAGCAATCATGGTGCCACTGGAGGCTGGATCCTGAGAGCCGTCTTTGTTGCGCATCCGGTAGAGCATCAGGGACCGGCCATCATTAAAATGAATAGCCAACCAGTCCCAGCCAGCCTGGTTGGCGCCCAGCTGATTGGTGGCAAATTCCCGGTCGAGCCAGCTGAGGCCGCTTACCGTCATCTGCTGGTCGTGGAGCGTAATGGTTCCACGGCTTTCCAGCCGAGGCCAGGAATAATAATAGGATGCCTGTCCCGGACCGGAACCTTTATGGCTGAGGCCATTGGTACCGTTCAGGATCGGGGCGTAGGACGGCTGAAGTTGAAGGCTGATGCCATACTCCGGCGTTTTAACCGTCAACTCCATGCCCTTGCCATCCGGCTTCATGGTGATCCGGCTGCCCTTGAGCCAGGTATTCATGGTAGTGATCGCCGCCCCTGCCAATCCGGGACCCGCTCGGCTAATATCCTGATGGGAAAAAAAACGCTGGTTTTCGACGTCACTCAAACCGCTATGGAGGATAAAGAGGTCCCGGATTTTCCAGACGTTATCTTTGTCCGTGGTCTTTTCCAACCGCAGTCCCTGGCGAAAGATGGTGAACTGGTAGCCGAACTGCCTGCCGGTTTCGGTTTCCAGATGGCCGGTGACGTACCACCATTCCGTTTTGAAATCCGGGTGGCTGCCGTGATCCCTGGGAAATTGGAAGGGTCGGGGAGCGACGGCCTGCTGCCAGGCAAGGGCGGGATGAAAAGCGGAGAAACTCTGGGCCAGCAGGAGGAAAAAAAGCCAGCCAATGGTTTTTTTACCGATGGTGGTCATGGCTACCGCTCCCGCATCTGGAATGATGGCTGGCTGTTGGCTATCCGCCAAGCGGGATAAAGACCGGCGGCCATCGATGCAAGGGCGGTGACGGCCGCCATGCCAGGATAGAGGCTTACATCAAATCTGAAATCGATCGTCCAGCCGAACGATTTCAGATTAATAACCTTGATCAGAACCCAGGCGAGGAGGGGGCCGCAGAATGCCGCACCAGCAATCGCCAGCATTCCCAGGGTCAAAGAGTGGCCGAGGGCCAGGGAAAAGACCTCTCCCCGGCTCAGCCCCAGGGCCCGAAGAATGCCGTATTCCCGCTCATTTTCTATATAGATGGCCAGCAGGGCGCTGATAATGCCGAAAAAAGCCACCAGAATGGCAATCATCCTGGTGCTGAGGGTAATGGCAAAGCTGCGATCAAAAATCTCCATGATCCGCTGCCGCAGTTCATGGTTGGCATAGACAAAGCAGGGCAGGGATTTGAGCTGTTGCTGCAAGGTGGCAGCAAATGCTTTCCGATCCACACCCGGAGATAGAAAAAGCGCCATGGAATTAATTCCCTGATCATTGAGCAAACTGGCCAGGTTGTCGTAATCCAGCAGAATAACGCCATGTTCGGTGATATAATCGCGAAAAACCGCAGCAATGGTATACGCCCGGCGGCCCGCATAACCATCCAGACTGATAGTGTCGCCGGCGGTCAGCTGGTTTTTTCGTGCCAGGCTTTCGGAAATGAACACTTCGTCGCCGGTGGCCATTCTCTCCCAGGGATCTCCCGGCAGGGATGCGGTAAAGAGATAGCTGGAGTGGTGCTGCAGGGTTCTGGCATCAACCCCGGAAAGCCTCACCAGGCGATGATTGAACTGATAGCGGATGTTGCGATAGCGGTTGATGGCTGCTACGTGGTCAAGCTGTCGGACAGCGGTGATCAGCTGTGGATCAAGGAGACTGGCGTCATAATCCCGGTCGCTGTCGGTAATGAAAAAATCACCTTGGATACTGTTGAGAAACCAGTGGTCGACCGTTTGACGAAAGGAGCCGATCATCAACGAGATGGCCATCGACATCGCCAAAGCAACCATCAGGGCGGCAATGGCCGGTGCACTCCGGCTCAGTGAGCGTTTGACGGCGCCGACCGCCAGCCGCCACTTGATGAGGGGCATGGTGCTGGCGGTAAGGAATGAGATGCAGCGTTCGGTGGCCAATGGAACCATCAGGGAGGAACCAAGACAAATGCCGAAGGCGGCGGCGAAGCCGAAGTAGGGGGTAGGTGAAGGAAGGTAGGCAATGATCAGAGAAAGAAGAATGGTTCCGAGCCCGGCAAGGAAATTTCGCCGGCGGTGGGTAAAGGTCCGATCCTCTCCCTGACGGCGGGAGAGCAGGGAAACAATGGTGGCGTGACGAATCTCCAAGAGAGGGAAAAAAGCCGCTACCCAAGCGGCGGCAACTCCCACCAGCAATCCCTGAACAAGGAAAACAACTGTGATTCTAGGTGGTTGTGAGCGAAGAAAAAAGTAGAGATCGGAGATGGTCTGGTTGATGATCACCAGCGAGTAGCGGGCCAGGCCATATCCGAGCAACAGGCCGACCAAGGATCCGATGATGGCGACCAGAGTGATTTCCGTGAGCAGCGCCCAGGAAATCTGGGTTGGGGAAAAGCCCATGGTCAGCAGGATGCCGATCTCCCGGCGGCGCTGGAGCAGAGAGAAGAGAACGGTATTGTAAACCAGGTAAAACCCCACAAAAAGCGATAGCAGGCTCAAGGCAGTGAGGTTGAGATTGAATGAGTCCAGCATGGAGGTGTAAAGGTCGGTGCGGCTGGCGGTTTTTACCAGTTGGAGATGTTCGGGCAATAGCTGCTCGACCTCCGTTACCGTCTTTTGATTATCAATAAGAAGCAAGATGCTTTTCAGCTTGCCACGTCCCTGCAGCATCTCCTGGACCCAGGAAATATCACCATAGACAACCGGTCGGTCACTGCTTTCGGGAACCGCGATGGTTGTCAGAATGCCTAAAGTGCGAATCCTGCTGTCCCGGCCGCCGTTGTCAAGGTGCAGCTGCTGGTGTCCGTTGGCCAGCTTGAGCGCTGCAGGGGTGGCGGCAACGGTGCCGGGTTCGGTCAGGAAACGGCTCAGAGTGTCCGGTGCCAGGGACTGGTCAAACAGCGGGTTGAGTTTCCTGGCCGCCAGCGGGTCGAGACCAACCATGGTTATTTCCCGGCCGCTAACCGGCAGGGTGCCACGCACTTCCGGTGCTGCCTGCAGGCCTGGGATGGCAGTCATCAGCAGGCCGTAGATGCTTTCATCAATGATGCCGCTGGCAGAGGAAATTTCATGGGTTGCCCGGCTGGTGATGGCCGTGGTGGCTTGGGAAAAGGATTGCAGTGCGGAGCGGTTGGCCAGGTGGATACCGGAGACCATGCTCACCCCCAGGGCAACGCCGAAAATCCAGATGGCCGTCGACAGCGGCTGCCGCCGGTGGTGCAGCATGAAGGCTTTTAGAAGTCTAAACATCGTTTTGCAGGTGTCCGTCGATAATATGCAGACGGCGGGAGCAAACCGCCGCTGCTTCGCTGCTATGTGTGACCATAATCAGGGTGGTGCCGAAGGTCTTGCAGATATGGTTCATGAGAGCGACGATATTCAGTCCGGTTTCCAGATCAAGATTGCCGGTCGGCTCGTCGGCCAGGATCAGCCGGGGTTTTTTCACCAGGGCCCTGATCACTGCCGCCCGCTGCTGCTCTCCACCCGAGACCTCCTCAGGGTAGCGGTGAAGCTTGTCACTGATGCCGGCTGCCTGACAGAGATCGGCAAGGAGCTGACCTTCTCTGCGGCCCAGCAGGGCCAGCGGCAGACTGATGTTCTCCGCCAACGTCAGGGTGGGCAACAGGTTGAAGAACTGGAAGATGAAGCCGATGTCATGGCGGCGGTAAAGGGTGGCATTTTTTTCCGAGAATGAAGATGCTTCCTGGCTGTCGATCAACAGGCGGCCGCTGCTTGGTTTATCAATCAGGGCCAGGAGGTTCAGCAGGGTAGATTTCCCTGAGCCGCTTTTGCCCAGCAGGGCCAGGCGATCGCCGGCCATAATCTGTAGGTCTATGCCTTTGAGGGCCTCAACCGGCACGGCACCGGCATAGGTTTTTGTCAGCTTTTCCAGCTGGATAAAGCATGGAGATGCCGGTTGCGGCTGGTTCATGAAGATAGTCTTTCAGGTGTTATGAGTTTTTATTGCGGTTGTCAATTTTTACCATTAAGGGTATATAACTGTCAAACTAGTGATCTGGTAGAGTAAAGTCAAGAGGCTCCAGAGCAATGCGGCGACCTACAAAAAAGATCGTTTTCGACAATCTGCCGGTTGGCGGTGATGCGCCGATCGCGGTTCAATCGATGACCAACACCGACACCCGGGATGTCGCAGCAACGATTGGCCAGATTAAGCGGCTGGAGTCGGTGGGCTGCGAACTAGTCCGGGTGGCGGTGCCGGATATGGCGGCAGCAAAAGCCTTGGGGGCGATTAAAGCAGGGATTGCCATTCCCTTGATTGCCGATATTCACTTCCATCACCGACTGGCCATTGAGGCGGTGGAACAGGGGGTGGATGGCCTGCGGCTGAATCCCGGCAATATCGGTTCGGCTGCCCGGGTGCGGGAAGTGGTTCAGGCCTGTCGGGACCACTCGATTCCCATCCGCATCGGGGTAAACGCCGGCTCTCTGGAAAAAGAGGTGGTGGCAGCCCATGGTCATACCCCCCGGGCTATGGTTGCCAGTGCACTGGGCCATATTCGTTTGTTGGAAGATGAACAGTTTGATCTGATCAAGGTGTCGCTGAAATCCTCCAACGTTCCCCATACGGTTGAAGCCTATCGCCTGCTGGCTCAGGAGGTGGATTATCCCTTTCACATCGGGATCACCGAAGCGGGGACTCCCCTGCGGGGCGCTATCAAGTCGGCGGTGGGCATTGGTATTTTGCTTTATCTTGGTTTCGGGGATACCCTTAGGGTTTCATTGACTGGCGATCCGGTGGAAGAGATCTTCGTCGCCTACCAGATACTCCAGAGCCTTGGAGTGCGGCATCGTGGAATTGAGCTGATCTCCTGCCCCACTTGCGGTCGAACCGAGATTGATCTCATCGGCTTGGCGCAGGCGGTGGAACACCGCCTGCAGCATATTCGCAAACCGCTGAAGGTGGCGGTGATGGGCTGCGTGGTCAACGGTCCCGGTGAGGCCCGGGAGGCAGATGTGGGCATTGCCGGCGGTCGAGGGAACGGTCTGCTGTTCAAGCAGGGTGAAGTGGTCTGCAAGGTGGCGGAAGACCGGCTGCTGGATGTCCTGGTGGCGGAGGTCGAAGCGCTGGCCGGCGAAAATTCCTGTTGAGATAGTCATGGGTTGTTCAACCAGGTTGACTGCCGGCTGCAGGCTGGATAAAATCATGAGTAAGAATTTTCAGTCCCGAAATCTGTGGCAGCTGGGTAATGTGTTGCATCAGTTGCT from Candidatus Anaeroferrophillus wilburensis carries:
- a CDS encoding UPF0280 family protein — protein: MENNLASPSSYGRRWYRQLDGPGSLASFTVAMGETDLLVRAADAGLQRLVSERVIVYRRQIEAFLADYPEVRMQLHPFVPSTELLLPPVVKEMLAAGHQAGVGPMAAVAGAIAERVGRDLLPYSPTVMVENGGDIFLAGKSSYTLGIFAGASPFAGKLAIRLSRPLPFAAGVCSSSATIGHSLSFGSADLVTIYADSTAAADALATAMGNRVHHKDDLQPVVNEALRHAGVHGVVIIKGEDLAAGGALELIPVAGSRR
- a CDS encoding 4Fe-4S binding protein; translation: MKHTYVLHFDQSNYDKPIVYRLIKDYDLVFNIVRAVLLPKQESYLVMEISGSDFQLEQGLAYLRDKGVDVNPVNKNVKRNEEKCIHCGACTAICPTGALAVDWPSMEVHFFAEQCSACGLCVTACPPRAMEVSF
- a CDS encoding Rrf2 family transcriptional regulator, which gives rise to MKLSTKGRYSVRALMALATIANHQHKPVSLKQISVHEGISVSYLEQLFVHLRRAGLVQSVRGPGGGYLLARSLNDISVAEIMSVVQESVQPVNCADCTMQQPGCNLKKDSTECMTRPVWEKLEQVIGDFLSSVTLQDIIAGQV
- a CDS encoding cysteine desulfurase; translation: MTVYLDYNGTTPVDQAVRESMLPYLGEHYGNPSSSHWAGKEAREAVEHSRRQVAALLGGSPEEIVFTSGGSESDNLALQGIVFANWRPGQPSPHIVTSMVEHPAVDNCCSFLESLGVRITRLAVDRHGRLTPEQVAAAMTDETLLVSLMLANNETGVVFPLAEIAEVTRARGVLLHTDAVQAVGKMPVDVQSLGVDLLSISGHKFYAPKGIGALWIRSGVSVAPLIHGGGQEQGRRSGTEAVAGIVGLGKAASLLTDRQPEEMQRLAKLRHYCEASLTSELQGVTIHGAVAERLTNTTSFSVPGVDGESLRVHLELQGIAVSAGSACSSGNGKGSRVLGAMGIPYAIAQSSLRISLGRWTTIDEIDTFVEILKNVSTSLQAISPLY
- the mnmA gene encoding tRNA 2-thiouridine(34) synthase MnmA, with the translated sequence MADTVVVGFSGGVDSVAAAILLQTEGYAVQLVALDMGTATAALFRHRVESAAALLDLPLKIVMVGDAFQRHVIDYLATSYLKALTPNPCIRCNSLVKFSFLARAQKQCGARWLATGHYVTKRSWRGGELVPGQGRDDGKDQSYFLQAVDRELFTDCRFPLGSLQKTEAVALAAAAGFQIDSYQESQELCFVGQGSYVDVLRRHPGMTDGQPGLIVNRAGDVVARHQGIHHFTIGQRRGLGIAHPSPLYVCALVPERNEVVVGERDDLYGRTAVIKGMNWFIKPERCPASLWCQIRYRHQPAAAAVEFLDNGHLKVNFAEPQFAITPGQGAALYDDGCLLGGGWIC
- the mtaB gene encoding tRNA (N(6)-L-threonylcarbamoyladenosine(37)-C(2))-methylthiotransferase MtaB — translated: MNVKIITLGCKLNFYESCALSEACAHLGMQVVSNGAADVIIINSCAVTGKAGMQSRQAVRREIRNNPNARVIMTGCYAQYEPDIAAAIDGLRAVVGNAGKAEIPQWLSGDGRMGSQFPVRFGFAGEMPVAALRARHSLGRTRAFMKIQDGCSAFCSYCIIPYLRGRPRSLPMDDVVAEAVQLEDNGYRELVLTGIHLGQYGIDGGTKDGLVDLLRLLCMHTTMRVRLGSLQPPEISPALLELLCDEDNNLCEHLHLSLQSANDEVLAAMGRPYGQRDIVSLVEIIRNRNSRVTMGADIIVGFPTESRAAFADTSQVLADLPLAYLHVFPYSPRPGTAAAGLPDKISAAEKKDRSAMLLAMAANKKRDHYRHCLNQPLKVLAEEKAVMDNRGSGLVGYSRNYLSVFIVVPATQIASCLNHEHQVIPRHYDDTMLLADLS
- a CDS encoding DUF1858 domain-containing protein, with protein sequence MIGKSTPIRDLLTKYPKAAQVFADKGMGCLGCSASMFETVEEGALAHGLDPEKLVDEMNAALKG